The genomic window GAGCTTTCCCCGGCGCTTGAGGCTGCCGCCCAGGGAGAGCACCGCCAGGTCCGTGTAGAGAGCGAAGCGTGCCGAGGCCCAGGCCAGGTGCCGGTAGTAGCGGGCGGTGGGGCCGCTCACGGGAGCGGGTGCGAGGAGGCCGCGGCTGAGGCTCAAGGCTCCCGTGCGCAGCAGATTGCGCAGGAAGAAGAAGCCGTGCCCGGCGAGGGCCTTGGCCAGCTTCCCGCCGTCGCCGCTTTGCACTGCCTCCAGCTCTCGCCGCAGGTAGGGATGGCAGCGCAGCGATCCCTGGCCGAAGGTAATGAGGGTGCGGGTGAGGATGTTGGCGCCCTCGACGGTGATGCCGATGGAGGAGGCGATGTAGCCGTCCGCCAGCAGGTTGTGGGGGCCGTGGCAGATGCCGGCGCCGGCGAGGACGTCCATGCCGTCGATGACCGTGCGCCGGCCGAGCTCGGTGAGGTTGTATTTCATCACCGCCGACACCACCGCCGGCCGCTGCCCCGAGTCCACGGCGCCGCAGGTGTAGACCCGCGCCGCTTCCATCAAATACGCATGGCCGGCGATGCGCGCCAGCGGTTCCTGGACGCCCTCGAAGCGCCCGATGGAGAGCCCGAACTGCCGGCGCACGGCGGCGTAGGCCCCCGCCACTCGCGCGGTCCATTTGGCTCCCGCCGTCGACTGCGCCGGCAGGGAGATGGCCCGCCCGCCGGAGAGCGCCTCCATCAACATCCGCCACCCCTTGCCGGCCCCGGCGGCGCCGCCGATGATGGCGCTCAACGGCACCACTACGTCGCGGCCGCGGATGGGACCGTTGGGGAAGGCTAGGGCCATAGGGTCGTGGTGATCGCCGATCTCCACCCCCTCCGCATCCGCCGGCACCAGCGCGCAGGTGATGCCCGGCTCCGGCCCCATCCCCAGCAGCTCTTCCGGATCGGAAAGCCGAAACGCCAACCCCACCAAGGTCGCCACCGGCGCCAAGGTGATGTAGCGCTTATCCCAGTTGAGCCGCAGCTTCAGCTCGCCGTCTTCACCCCGAAAGACCTCTCCCCGCGACGCCAGCGCCGCCGCGTCGGACCCCGCTTCCGGCTCGGTGAGAGCAAAGCAGGGAATCTCCTCTCCCCGGGCAAGGCGCGGCAGGTAATGCCGCTGCTGCTCCTCGGTCCCATATTCCAGCAGCAGCTCCCCCGGCCCCACGGAGTTGGGGATGAGCACCAGCGTTCCCAGGTACATCGACCGCGAGGTGAGCTTGCCGAAGACCGCGCTGGCGCAGAGGTTGGAGAATCCATGCCCGCCATGCTCCTCTGGAATCAGCAGCCCAAAGAAGCGCTCCCGCCGCAAAACCTCCCAAACCTCCTCCGGCAGCCTCTTCTCCCGCCGCACCCGCCAGGGATCCACCAACCGGCAAACCTCCACCACCGGCCCCTCGAGGAAAGCCCGCTCCCGCTCCGTTAGCTTCGGGTAGGCCTCCGCGAGCATGCGACGGAAGTCCGGGCGGCCGGAG from Acidobacteriota bacterium includes these protein-coding regions:
- a CDS encoding acyl-CoA dehydrogenase → MPFLKALRRRLPRMSPTEAAALEAGTVWVEGEFFSGRPDFRRMLAEAYPKLTERERAFLEGPVVEVCRLVDPWRVRREKRLPEEVWEVLRRERFFGLLIPEEHGGHGFSNLCASAVFGKLTSRSMYLGTLVLIPNSVGPGELLLEYGTEEQQRHYLPRLARGEEIPCFALTEPEAGSDAAALASRGEVFRGEDGELKLRLNWDKRYITLAPVATLVGLAFRLSDPEELLGMGPEPGITCALVPADAEGVEIGDHHDPMALAFPNGPIRGRDVVVPLSAIIGGAAGAGKGWRMLMEALSGGRAISLPAQSTAGAKWTARVAGAYAAVRRQFGLSIGRFEGVQEPLARIAGHAYLMEAARVYTCGAVDSGQRPAVVSAVMKYNLTELGRRTVIDGMDVLAGAGICHGPHNLLADGYIASSIGITVEGANILTRTLITFGQGSLRCHPYLRRELEAVQSGDGGKLAKALAGHGFFFLRNLLRTGALSLSRGLLAPAPVSGPTARYYRHLAWASARFALYTDLAVLSLGGSLKRRGKLTGRYADALSWMLLGFAALRRYEAEGRQEEDLPLVQWCAETALERIQEAFEGIATGLDAPLLKWWMRGPARFWLRLNPLGRGPSDDLGRRAAAVLAPNMKSGGKARDRLTSGLHLEGVGIERLERAFELLLEVEPLERRLREAVANGQLPRARGEELLESAVAEGILTTEEAAQLRHAEAARREACAVDTFSPEEYFGEGTMRKSPGEGRDRTREA